In the genome of Triticum urartu cultivar G1812 chromosome 5, Tu2.1, whole genome shotgun sequence, one region contains:
- the LOC125508779 gene encoding zinc finger protein AEBP2-like has protein sequence MATPMLRSAVAGLALRRSASLRLPARPASAVSFGSNTAAGRFEKRHVDEKNDESDAARRRRNQERHGISRGHAGDSGDSAWMMMMLDDDRPPSTGPDSTAGSSSTSRASAAAELDVSSPSSGGFWGGESSSSWGSGGGDSGFGGGGCSGD, from the exons ATGGCGACGCCGATGCTGCGATCTGCCGTTGCTGGCCTCGCGCTCCGGCGATCGGCAAGCCTGAGGCTTCCTGCTCGCCCCGCGTCGGCCGTTTCCTTCGGCAGCAACACCGCCGCCGGCCGG TTCGAGAAGCGTCATGTCGACGAGAAGAACGACGAGTCAGATGCAGCACGGCGACGACGCAACCAAGAAAG ACATGGCATCTCTCGAGGCCACGCCGGTGATTCTGGTGATTCTGCTtggatgatgatgatgttggaCGACGACAGGCCTCCTTCCACCGGACCAGACTCTACTGCGggctcctcctccacctcccgTGCGTCTGCGGCGGCAGAGTTGGACGTGTCCTCGCCGTCGTCGGGGGGCTTCTGGGGCGGGGAAAGCTCCTCGTCGTGGGGCTCGGGAGGAGGGGACTCGGGCTTCGGAGGAGGGGGCTGCTCGGGAGACTAG